AACACCAGAAGGAATCGTCCGTCGCGTTCGAGAATGGCGGAGGAGGCGGCTTTGGCGGTGGAGATCATGGGATGGCTCTTGCTGTGATGGCCCATCCTACCCGATGAATAGTGATCAAGAAATGCGAAGGCGCGAAAGGTGCTTCCGTGACCTACATCATTTATGCCTTTGCCGCCGTCTTCGAGATCGCCGGCTGCTTCGCCTTCTGGGCGTGGCTGAGACTTGGAAAGCCCGTCTGGTGGCTGGCGCCCGGAATGGTTTCGCTGGCACTTTTTGCCTGGCTTCTGACGCTGGTCCCGAGCGAGGCCGCCGGCCGGACCTTCGCAGCTTATGGCGGCATCTATATCGCCGCCTCACTGCTCTGGCTCTGGCTGGTCGAAAGCCGCGTGCCTGATCGCTACGATATCGGCGGGGCGCTGGTCTGCCTTGCGGGAACGAGCATTATCCTCTTTGGGCCGAGAGGCTGACGCGCCTTGACCGGACTCAAGCCGGGTGCAAAGACAAGCCGATGTGTGGACGTTTCGCCCTGACAAGCTCCAGCGCCGACCTGCGCGAATTTTTCTCCGGTGTCGATCTCGATGAGTTTCCGGCGCGCTACAACATCGCGCCGACGCAGCCGATCCTCGTCGTCATAGCAGGCGAGGGCCGGGAGCAGGGCAGCAACCAGGCCGACCGTCGCGCCGTGCTCGTGCGCTGGGGTCTGACCCCGGCCTGGGTCAAGGACCCGAGGGACTTCCCACTGCTGATCAACGCCCGCTCCGAGACCGCCATCGGCAAGGCCTCCTTCCGGGCGGCCATGCGTCATCGCCGCATACTCATCCCGGCCTCCGGCTTTTATGAATGGCATCGCCCATCCAAAGAAAGCGGCGAGCGGCCGCAGGCCTATTGGATCAGGCCGCGTCAGGGCGGGGTCGTCGCTTTTGCCGGGCTGATGGAGACATGGTCCTCGGCGGATGGTTCCGAGGTCGATACCGGCGCGATCCTGACGACAGCGGCCAATTCGGGCATATCGGCGATCCACGATCGCATGCCCGTGATTATCAAGCCGGAAGATTTTTCACGCTGGCTGGATTGCAGGACGCAGGAGCCGCGCGAGGTGGCCGACCTGATGCGGCCGGTTCAGGACGATTTTTTCGAGGCCGTCCCGGTGTCCGACAAAGTCAACAAGGTCGCCAATATGGGGCCCGACCTGCAGCAGCCGGTCGTCGTCGAAAAGCCGCTGAAGGCCCCCGAGAAGCAGAGGCCTGACGACGGCCAGCTTAGTTTCTTCTGAATACTATCTGCCGCTTCGTTAGTCGCGTGAGCGCTCAAGCGGATTTCTTGACGCTGGTCGGCTTGTGTTTCGCCATCAGCGATGCCGCGGCAACAGCCTTGAGGCCGACGGGGCGATAGTTGGCGGCGAGATCGGGCTTGGCCGTCTGCTGTTCGCCGCTACTGCTCTTCTTCGAAGTCACG
This Rhizobium acidisoli DNA region includes the following protein-coding sequences:
- a CDS encoding YnfA family protein; its protein translation is MTYIIYAFAAVFEIAGCFAFWAWLRLGKPVWWLAPGMVSLALFAWLLTLVPSEAAGRTFAAYGGIYIAASLLWLWLVESRVPDRYDIGGALVCLAGTSIILFGPRG
- a CDS encoding SOS response-associated peptidase, whose product is MCGRFALTSSSADLREFFSGVDLDEFPARYNIAPTQPILVVIAGEGREQGSNQADRRAVLVRWGLTPAWVKDPRDFPLLINARSETAIGKASFRAAMRHRRILIPASGFYEWHRPSKESGERPQAYWIRPRQGGVVAFAGLMETWSSADGSEVDTGAILTTAANSGISAIHDRMPVIIKPEDFSRWLDCRTQEPREVADLMRPVQDDFFEAVPVSDKVNKVANMGPDLQQPVVVEKPLKAPEKQRPDDGQLSFF